The DNA window CGAGCGCGGGCTGACCGAGGCCGTCGACCGGCTGAGCGACTTCCTGTCGATCGTCGGGCTGATCGCGCTGCTCCTGGGCGGCGTGGGCGTCGCGAGCGGCGTCAGCGCCTTCGTCGCGCGCAAGATCGACACGGTCGCGGTGCTGCGCTGCCTGGGCGCGACGGCGCGGCAGATCCTGGCGATCTACGTCACGCAGGCCGCCGCGATGGGGCTGATCGGCGCGGCGGCCGGCGCCCTGCTCGGCATCGGCGTGCAGCTGCTGATCCCGCGCGTGCTCGGCGAGTTCCTGCCGGTGGACGTGTCGGTGACGCTGGAGCCGGCGGCGATCGTGGCGGGCGTGATCGTGGGCGTGTGGGTGGCGCTCGTGTTCGCGCTGCGGCCGCTGCTCGCGCTGCGGCGCGTCAGCCCGCTGCAGGCCATCCGCCGCGACGTCGATCCGGGCGCGCTGCGAGGCAGGGGGCTCGACTGGGCGAGCGCGCTCGTGAGCCTCGCGGTCGTGGCGAGCGTCGCCGGGCTCGCGGTGCAGCGTACGGGACGCGTGCGCGACGGGCTCGGGATCACGCTCGCGATCTTCGCGGCGCTCGCACTGCTCTGGGTCAGCGCCACGGTCACCAGCTGGCTCGCGCGGCGCGCGCTGCGGAAGGGGTGGCCGTACGTCGTGCGCCAGGGGGTCGCGAACCTCTACCGGCCCGGCAGCCAGACGCGGGCGGTGACGCTCGCCCTCGGCTTCGGCGCGTTCCTCGTGTCGACGATCTACCTGGTGCAGGCGAACCTGCTGCGCACGCTCGACCTGCGCGACACGGCCACGCGCGCCAACGTGCTGTTCTTCGACGTGCAGGAGGACCAGGCGACGTTCGTCGACTCGACCCTCAGGGCGGGCGGCTACCGCGTGCTGTCGTCGACGCCGATCGTCACGATGCGCATCGCCGCGGTGAACGGCCGCACGACGGCGTCGCTGCTGGCCGACACGAGCCGGCGCGGGGAGCGGTGGCCGCTGCGGCGCGAGTACCGGTCGACCTACCGCACGACGCAGGGCGAGGCGGAGCGCGTGACCGCGGGCCGCTTCTTCACGTCGGACGCGCCCGCGGGCACGACGCCCGAGGTCAGCTTCGAGGCGGGCGTGGCGCGCGAGCTGGGCCTCTCGCTCGGCGACACAGTGACGTGGGACGTGCAGGGCGTGCAGGTCGCCACGCGCGTCACGAGCTTCCGCGAGGTGAACTGGCAGCGCTTCGAGCCCAACTTCTTCGCGGTGTTCCAGCCGGCGGCGCTGCAGGCGGCACCGAAGCAGTTCGTGATCCTCGCGCGCATTCCGACGCCGGACGGCGTGGCGCGCGTGCAGCGTGACGTCGTCGCGCGCCACCCGAACGTCTCGAGCGTCGACCTGTCGCTCGTGCAGCGCACGGTCGGCAGCATCCTCGAGAAGGTCGCCGTCGCCGTGCGCTTCCTGGGCGTGTTCTGCCTCGCGGTGGGCATCCCGGTGCTCGTGAGCGCGGTCGCCGCGACACGGCGCGACCGGCTGCGCGACGCGGTGCTCCTCAAGACGCTCGGCGCGACGCGCGCGCAGATCGGCCGCATCCTGCTCGCGGAGTACGCGGTGCTCGGCGCCCTCGGCGCGGTCGCGGGGATGCTGCTCTCGTTCGCGGGCGCGTGGGCGCTGCAGAAGTGGATCTTCCGCGGGACGTTCGTGCCCGCGTGGGACTCGGCCCTCGCGATCGCGGGGCTGCTGATGGCGCTGACGCTGCTCATCGGCGTGCTGACCGGCCGCGAGGCCTTCCGGTCGACGCCGATGGCGGCGCTGCGCGACGGCTGAGCGCCGCGCGGACAGGGGCAGACGCGACGCGGGCCGCGATCCTCTCGGATCGCGGCCCGCGTCTCACGTGCGGCCGATGGCCGCCCGCCTCACCGGTTCGCGGTGAAGTCGAGCTGGGGCCGGTTGGCCGAGGTGGTGGACGTGACGGTCATGTCGCCGCGCAGCGTGATCGTGTAGACGCGGCCCACCACGAGGGCGACGCCCGTGCGCGTCACGAGCGGCGTCGACGACCCAGCGGCGACGGTCTCCAGGTCGGCGGCGACGCTGCCCGGAATGCGCACGAACGGCGAGGCGCTCTTGTACGCCGTGACCGTCGTCGCACCGACGATCGCGTTGCCGGCGTTGGGGTTCTTCACGACGAGCGCCATCGGCTGCGAGTTGGAGCTCGCGTTGACGAAGCGAACGTAGGTCGCCGCGTAGTCGATGTCCGCCGGGAAGTTGTCCTCGACCACGAACGCGTCGGCCTTCTTCGCCGTCGCGTCGTAGATGCCGCTCATGTAGAACGTGTACGCCTTCCCGTCGGCCAGAGTCGCGGCCGCGCTGGCGACCGCGAGGTCCTTGTCCGTCGCGGCCGAGATGCGGCCGCTGAACGTGTACTGCCCCGGCTCGATGGCGGAGTAGAAGCCGCCCGAGCCGACGCCGCCGTAGGCGACGCCGGTGGTCGACTCGACGCCGGTGCCCGACGTGATCGCCGTCATCTTCCGGTCGTTCGCGTAGAAGTTCACGCTCGGCGCGTTGACGCCGAAGTTGAAGAACTTCACGCGCGCGCCGGGGAGCGAGCCGAGGATGTCCTGCGCGCCCTGCTTGTCGCCGCACGAGGCGAGCAGCCCGGCGGACAGCAGCACGGCTGCGGATCGAAGTCTGATCATGGCCACGTTACGGTTGAGTGATCCAGAGCGGCTTCGTGTGGTAGTCGAGCGCGAGCGCGCCAACCGCCTCGAGCCCGGTCCGGTTCCACACGTACTCCGAGTTGTACCGCGGCCGGATGCGCTGCACGACCTTGCCGCCGTTGTCCGGATAGAGCGACGTCGGGATCGTGAAGCCCGGGTAGACCTGCTGGCCGGTGACCGGATCGGCGCCCGTGTAGTTGTAGCGGCGCATGTCCATCCACAGCTCGTTGTGTCCCCACATCCACTGGGCGATGTACTTCTGGGACATGATCTGCGTCAGCGTCAGCTGCGCCGGGTTCGTCGGGACGATCCGCGGATCCGCCAGGAACGCCGCCTTCTCGGCCGCGGTGATCTGCGTCGCGTTCTGGTTGTTGTCGAGGTTCCGCGCGTTCACGAAGTCGATGTGCGACGAGACCCCGTTGCGGTACGCCGCCAGCGCCGTCGCCTTGTCGCCCGCGCGGTACGCCGCCTCGGCCTTCACGAACTGCAGCTGCGAGTACGTCATCGCCGCCATCTTCGCCTTGTCGTCGAAGAGGTAGCGGCCCGGCAGCTGGAGCCCGCCCGTGGTGGGATAGCCGTACAGGTTGTTCGGCTGCTGCGCGACCGTGAGGGCGCCGAAGCCCACGACGTTCGGATCCAGGCCGCGGTACTGGCCGTCGGGCGACGGCGACAGCATGCGGGTCATGCGCGGATCGACGGCGCCGAACACGGTCCCGTCCATCAGCCCCACCACGAACCGCGTCTGGCGGTAGCTGGTGAAGTTGTTGCGCGTGCGGCCGAGGAAGTTGATGTCGTCGTTGTTCGTGTTCGGGTAGGTCAGGAGCGCGTCGTCCGCGTTGCTCGCGAGCGACTTGTCCACCGCCGCGATCACGTCCGCCGGCTTGTACGACGACTTGTTCGAGTAGTGGTTCAGGTTCATCGCCAGCATGCCGTAGGCGAACTTGATCCACTTCGAGCGGTCGCCGTTGTACAGCTTGTCGCCGCGCGCCAGGTAGCTCTGGTCGACCGCGCCGTCGGTGCGCTGGAGGTTCTTGATCGCCTCGTTGAGCAGGCGCTGGACCTCCTGGTACGCGTACTCCTGCGTGTCGTAGTTGAAGCTGAACTTCGACTGGTCGATCGCCTCCTTGACGATGATCTCGCCATGGAGGTCGGTCAGCGACTGCCAGCCCCACGCCTTCAGGATCTGCCCGACGCCGAGGAGGTCCCAGCGCTGCTCGGCCTCGGCCTTGTTCATCATGTCGACCAGGTTCTGGCCGAGGCTCCAGTACACGTCACGCCACTGCTGCGCGCCGTTGTCGCTGGAGGGGTCGTAGCCCATGCGGTCCCAGGTGCTGACGATCGTCCCCGTCAGCACGACCTGCTGGGTGTAGCGGCCGACGAAGCGCCCGTCGAACTGCGGCGACGTCACCATCCAGTGGATCATCGGCGGCAGGTACAGGTTCGCCGTGACCGTCTGGGGCGCGTTCGGGTTGTCGTTGACGTCGAGGAAGTCGCGGCAGCCGACGGCGGCCGTGGTCAGCAGGCCCGCCGCGAGGGCGAGCGATCGGATTCTCAGTCGCATCATCAGAGCCCCAGGCGGAGGCCGAAGTTGAAGCCGCGCGGGATCGGGAAGTTGCCGTAGTCGATGCCGGCCGCGCCCGAGCCGCCGACCGCCGCGGTGTTGCCGTTGACGATCGGGTCGAGACCCGAGTAGTTCGTCAGCAGGTACAGGTCCGTGCCCGTCACGAAGATGCTGGCCTGGCGCGCGAAGCGGGCCGGCAGCTGGTACTGGAGCGTCACGTCGCGCAGGCGCAGCCAGTTGATGTCCTTCTCGATGAAGAGCTCCTCGGACATCAGCGTGTAGTACGACGTCTGCACGGCCGGGACGACGACGATGCTGTTGACCGTCGGGTTGGCCGAGTTCTCCTTGCCGTCGCGGAGCACGCCGTCGATCACGCGCGGACGCGTGCGGTCGAGCGTCGAGGTGGCGAGGCCGCGCGCCGTCAGGAAGTGCTGCGTGGCGTTGAACACGTCACCGCCCTTGCGGATGTCGACGAGGGCGCTGAGCGACAGCTTCTTGAAGCGGATCGTGTTCGTGACGCCGATCGTGAAGTCCGGCTGACGGTCGTAGCCGGCGTCGATGAACGTCGTCGAGCGCAGCGGGAGGCCGGTCGTCGGGTCGATGAGCAGCTTGCCCTTCGCCGGGCCGTCGGTGGCGCGGAGGTAGAACAGGCCGGTCAGCGAGCGCGTCGACATGTTCGGCGCCGTGCCGTTGCGGACGTTGCCGAAGAGCCACGTGTCCGACACGTACGACTCGGGCAGCGCGTTCGGGAGGGCGAGCACCTTGCCGCGCGCCTTCTCGAAGTTGCCCAGCACGTCCCAGCTGAAGCTGCCCTTCAGGACCGGCGTGGTGCGCACCGTGAGCTCGAGGCCCTCGTTGCGGGTGACCGCGCCGTTCAGGTTGAAGAGGATGTAGCCGGTCGCGTAGGAGCCGCGGATGTCGTTGACGATCTGGTCCTTCGTCTGCTTCCGGTAGACCGTCGCGTCGATGCCGAGGCGGTCGTCGAGGAAGCTGAGCTCCGTGCCGAACTCGTACGAGCGCGCGAACTCGGGCTTGAGCGCGAGGTTCGGGCCCGTGAAGCCGT is part of the Roseisolibacter agri genome and encodes:
- a CDS encoding ABC transporter permease translates to MSAPDSGARSPWASLFRLAWRESRTARRRLLLYMSSIALGVAALVAIDSFAGNVARSVRTQSRALLGGDVAFTTRRPWPKPVLAWLDSLPARGVRVARTTQFASMGLVPRTGKTRLVQVRAVERGYPFYGEVTTRPAGRWTALHGGPHALVDRSLLIALDAQIGDTLVLGYGRFRIDGTLENVPGDAGIASVIGPRVYIPARYLAETQLLVFGSRAEYEAVVRLPDGQSAAKFLQPVKRRFDDQQVRSRTVADTERGLTEAVDRLSDFLSIVGLIALLLGGVGVASGVSAFVARKIDTVAVLRCLGATARQILAIYVTQAAAMGLIGAAAGALLGIGVQLLIPRVLGEFLPVDVSVTLEPAAIVAGVIVGVWVALVFALRPLLALRRVSPLQAIRRDVDPGALRGRGLDWASALVSLAVVASVAGLAVQRTGRVRDGLGITLAIFAALALLWVSATVTSWLARRALRKGWPYVVRQGVANLYRPGSQTRAVTLALGFGAFLVSTIYLVQANLLRTLDLRDTATRANVLFFDVQEDQATFVDSTLRAGGYRVLSSTPIVTMRIAAVNGRTTASLLADTSRRGERWPLRREYRSTYRTTQGEAERVTAGRFFTSDAPAGTTPEVSFEAGVARELGLSLGDTVTWDVQGVQVATRVTSFREVNWQRFEPNFFAVFQPAALQAAPKQFVILARIPTPDGVARVQRDVVARHPNVSSVDLSLVQRTVGSILEKVAVAVRFLGVFCLAVGIPVLVSAVAATRRDRLRDAVLLKTLGATRAQIGRILLAEYAVLGALGAVAGMLLSFAGAWALQKWIFRGTFVPAWDSALAIAGLLMALTLLIGVLTGREAFRSTPMAALRDG
- a CDS encoding DUF4397 domain-containing protein, whose product is MIRLRSAAVLLSAGLLASCGDKQGAQDILGSLPGARVKFFNFGVNAPSVNFYANDRKMTAITSGTGVESTTGVAYGGVGSGGFYSAIEPGQYTFSGRISAATDKDLAVASAAATLADGKAYTFYMSGIYDATAKKADAFVVEDNFPADIDYAATYVRFVNASSNSQPMALVVKNPNAGNAIVGATTVTAYKSASPFVRIPGSVAADLETVAAGSSTPLVTRTGVALVVGRVYTITLRGDMTVTSTTSANRPQLDFTANR
- a CDS encoding RagB/SusD family nutrient uptake outer membrane protein yields the protein MMRLRIRSLALAAGLLTTAAVGCRDFLDVNDNPNAPQTVTANLYLPPMIHWMVTSPQFDGRFVGRYTQQVVLTGTIVSTWDRMGYDPSSDNGAQQWRDVYWSLGQNLVDMMNKAEAEQRWDLLGVGQILKAWGWQSLTDLHGEIIVKEAIDQSKFSFNYDTQEYAYQEVQRLLNEAIKNLQRTDGAVDQSYLARGDKLYNGDRSKWIKFAYGMLAMNLNHYSNKSSYKPADVIAAVDKSLASNADDALLTYPNTNNDDINFLGRTRNNFTSYRQTRFVVGLMDGTVFGAVDPRMTRMLSPSPDGQYRGLDPNVVGFGALTVAQQPNNLYGYPTTGGLQLPGRYLFDDKAKMAAMTYSQLQFVKAEAAYRAGDKATALAAYRNGVSSHIDFVNARNLDNNQNATQITAAEKAAFLADPRIVPTNPAQLTLTQIMSQKYIAQWMWGHNELWMDMRRYNYTGADPVTGQQVYPGFTIPTSLYPDNGGKVVQRIRPRYNSEYVWNRTGLEAVGALALDYHTKPLWITQP